The proteins below are encoded in one region of Mycobacterium shinjukuense:
- a CDS encoding type IV toxin-antitoxin system AbiEi family antitoxin, with amino-acid sequence MVSPAGADRRIPTWASRVVSGLARDRPVVVTKEDLTQRLTEAGCGRDPDSAIRELRRIGWLVQLPVKGTWAFIPPGEAAISDPYLPLRSWLARDQNAGFMLAGASAAWHLGYLDRQPDGRIPIWLPPAKRLPDGLASYVSVVRIPWNAADTALLAPRPALLVRRRLDLVAWATGLPALGPEALLVQIATRPASFGPWADLVPHLDDLVADCSDERLERLLSGRPTSAWQRASYLLDSGGEPARGQALLAKRHTEVMPVTRFTTAHSRDRGESVWAPEYQLVDELVVPLLRVIGKA; translated from the coding sequence GTGGTGAGCCCAGCCGGCGCCGATCGGCGCATCCCCACGTGGGCGTCACGGGTGGTGTCCGGCCTCGCTCGCGATCGGCCCGTAGTCGTCACGAAAGAGGATCTGACGCAACGGCTTACAGAGGCTGGGTGTGGACGCGACCCCGACTCCGCCATCCGCGAACTGCGCCGCATTGGGTGGCTGGTCCAACTGCCGGTGAAAGGCACCTGGGCATTCATTCCCCCCGGCGAGGCCGCCATCTCGGACCCGTATCTACCGCTGCGGTCGTGGCTGGCCCGTGACCAGAACGCGGGCTTCATGCTGGCCGGCGCATCCGCAGCGTGGCACCTCGGATACCTGGACCGCCAACCCGACGGCCGCATCCCGATCTGGCTGCCGCCGGCCAAAAGGCTGCCCGACGGCCTAGCATCGTATGTGTCCGTCGTGCGCATCCCCTGGAACGCGGCGGACACCGCACTGCTGGCTCCGCGTCCCGCGTTGCTGGTCCGGCGGCGGCTCGACCTCGTCGCGTGGGCGACCGGGTTACCGGCGCTAGGCCCAGAAGCATTACTTGTGCAAATCGCCACGCGCCCGGCCTCGTTCGGGCCGTGGGCCGACCTTGTCCCCCACCTTGACGACCTCGTCGCCGACTGCAGTGACGAGCGCCTGGAGCGTCTACTGTCGGGCCGGCCGACATCGGCCTGGCAGCGTGCAAGCTACCTGCTGGACTCGGGCGGTGAACCGGCACGAGGCCAGGCGCTGCTGGCCAAGCGGCACACCGAAGTGATGCCGGTGACTCGATTCACCACCGCGCACAGCCGCGACCGTGGCGAGAGTGTCTGGGCTCCCGAGTATCAGCTTGTCGACGAGCTCGTCGTACCGCTGCTGCGCGTGATCGGCAAGGCGTGA
- a CDS encoding DUF1802 family protein, whose translation MTPALKEWSAAVHALLDGRQTVLLRKGGIGEKRFEVAAHEFLLFPTVAHSHAERVRPEHRDLLGPAAADSTDECVLLRAAAKVVAAVPVNRPEGLDAIEDLHIWTAESVRADRLDFRPKHRLAVLVVCAIPLAEPVSLTRTPEYGGCTSWVRLPVTPTLAAPVHDEAALAEVAARVREAVG comes from the coding sequence GTGACGCCAGCGCTGAAGGAGTGGAGCGCGGCGGTGCACGCGCTGCTGGACGGCCGGCAGACGGTGCTGCTGCGCAAGGGCGGGATCGGCGAGAAGCGCTTCGAGGTGGCGGCCCACGAGTTCTTGTTGTTCCCGACGGTCGCGCACAGCCACGCCGAGCGGGTTCGTCCCGAGCACCGCGACCTGCTGGGCCCGGCGGCCGCCGACAGCACCGACGAGTGTGTGCTACTGCGGGCCGCAGCGAAAGTTGTTGCGGCGGTGCCGGTTAACCGGCCAGAGGGTCTGGACGCCATCGAGGATCTGCACATCTGGACCGCCGAGTCGGTGCGCGCCGACCGGCTCGACTTTCGGCCCAAGCACAGGCTGGCCGTGCTGGTGGTCTGCGCGATCCCGCTGGCCGAGCCGGTCTCGCTGACCCGCACCCCCGAGTACGGCGGTTGCACCAGCTGGGTGCGGCTGCCGGTGACGCCGACGTTGGCGGCGCCGGTGCACGACGAGGCCGCGCTGGCCGAGGTCGCCGCCCGGGTCCGCGAGGCCGTGGGTTGA
- a CDS encoding DUF2277 domain-containing protein, which translates to MCRNITELRGLQPPATPVEIAAAARQYVRKVSGITLPSAATAEAFEAAVAEVTAATTRLLDALPPRRLPPKTVPPLRRPDVAARLAGSR; encoded by the coding sequence ATGTGCCGCAACATCACCGAACTGCGCGGGCTGCAACCCCCGGCCACGCCCGTCGAGATCGCGGCGGCGGCGCGCCAGTATGTGCGCAAGGTCAGTGGCATCACGCTCCCGTCGGCGGCCACCGCCGAGGCGTTTGAGGCCGCCGTCGCCGAGGTGACCGCGGCGACGACGCGGTTGCTGGACGCCCTGCCGCCCCGGCGGCTGCCGCCGAAGACCGTCCCGCCGTTGCGCCGACCCGACGTGGCGGCCCGGCTCGCGGGATCGCGGTGA
- a CDS encoding type II toxin-antitoxin system VapC family toxin: MTTVLLDSHVAYWWSAEPQRLSMAASQAIEHADELAVAAISWFELAWLAEQERIQLAIPVLSWLQQLAEHVRTVGITPSVAATTVALPSSFPGDPADRLIYATAIEHGWRLVTKDRRLRSHRHPRPVTVW; the protein is encoded by the coding sequence ATGACGACGGTGCTGCTCGACTCGCATGTGGCCTACTGGTGGTCGGCCGAGCCGCAGCGTCTCAGCATGGCGGCGAGCCAGGCCATCGAACACGCCGACGAGCTCGCCGTCGCCGCGATTTCGTGGTTCGAGCTGGCTTGGCTTGCCGAACAGGAACGCATCCAACTGGCGATTCCGGTGTTGTCCTGGCTTCAGCAGCTGGCCGAGCACGTTCGCACCGTCGGTATCACGCCCTCGGTCGCCGCCACGACGGTGGCGCTGCCCTCGTCGTTCCCCGGCGATCCGGCCGACCGGTTGATCTACGCCACCGCGATCGAACACGGCTGGCGGCTGGTGACCAAGGACCGGCGGCTACGCAGTCATCGGCACCCACGACCGGTCACCGTCTGGTAG
- a CDS encoding type II toxin-antitoxin system Phd/YefM family antitoxin, with translation MTATEVKAKILSLLDEVAQGEEIEITKHGRTVARLVAATGPHALKGRFSGVAMTAVDDDELFTTGVSWNVS, from the coding sequence ATGACCGCTACGGAGGTGAAGGCGAAGATCCTCTCCTTGCTTGATGAAGTGGCCCAGGGCGAGGAGATCGAGATCACCAAACACGGCCGCACCGTGGCCCGGCTGGTGGCAGCGACGGGGCCGCACGCGCTGAAGGGTCGATTCTCGGGTGTGGCGATGACCGCGGTGGATGACGACGAACTCTTCACCACCGGGGTTTCGTGGAACGTTTCATGA
- a CDS encoding enoyl-CoA hydratase, with the protein MTDDILLIDTDERVRTLTLNRPQSRNALSAALRDRFFAALADAEADDDIDVVILTGADPVFCAGLDLKELAGQTALPDISPRWPAMTKPVIGAINGAAVTGGLELALYCDILIASEHARFADTHARVGLLPTWGLSVRLPQKVGIGLARRMSLTGDYLSATDALRAGLVTEVVAHDQLLPTARRVAASIVGNNQNAVRALLASYHRIDESQTAAGLWLEACAAKQFRTSGDTIAANREAVLQRGRSQIR; encoded by the coding sequence ATGACCGACGACATCCTGCTGATCGACACCGACGAACGGGTGCGAACCCTCACCCTCAACCGGCCGCAGTCCCGCAACGCGCTCTCGGCGGCGCTACGGGATCGGTTTTTCGCGGCGTTGGCCGACGCCGAGGCCGACGACGACATCGACGTCGTCATCCTCACCGGCGCCGATCCGGTGTTCTGCGCCGGACTGGACCTCAAGGAGCTGGCCGGGCAGACCGCGCTGCCGGACATCTCACCGCGGTGGCCGGCCATGACCAAGCCGGTGATCGGCGCGATCAACGGCGCCGCGGTCACCGGCGGGCTGGAGCTGGCGCTGTACTGCGACATCCTGATCGCCTCCGAGCACGCCCGCTTCGCCGACACCCACGCCCGGGTGGGCCTGCTGCCCACCTGGGGACTCAGCGTGCGCTTGCCGCAAAAGGTCGGCATCGGCCTGGCCCGGCGGATGAGCCTGACCGGCGACTACCTGTCCGCGACCGACGCGTTGCGGGCCGGCCTGGTCACCGAGGTGGTGGCCCACGACCAGCTGCTGCCCACCGCCCGCCGGGTGGCGGCGTCGATCGTCGGCAACAACCAGAACGCGGTGCGGGCATTGCTGGCGTCCTACCACCGCATCGACGAGTCTCAGACCGCCGCCGGGCTGTGGCTGGAAGCCTGCGCGGCCAAGCAATTTCGCACTAGCGGCGATACCATCGCCGCCAACCGCGAGGCCGTGCTGCAGCGCGGCCGCTCCCAAATCCGTTAG
- a CDS encoding ABC transporter ATP-binding protein, which yields MANVQYLAVTHRYPGADAPAVDNLDLEIADGEFLVLVGPSGCGKSTMLRVLAGLESVESGRITIGDVDVTHLPPRERDVAMVFQNYALYPNMTVAANMGFALRNAGMSRADTRRRVLEVADMLELTDLLDRKPAKLSGGQRQRVAMGRAIVRRPRVFCMDEPLSNLDAKLRVSTRSQISGLQRRLGTTTVYVTHDQVEAMTMGDRVAVLKDGVLQQVDTPRALYDDPVNTFVATFIGAPAMNLIDAAVSYGVVQAPDLAIPVPDPAADRVLVGVRPESWDVASIGTPGSLTVHVELVEELGFESFVYATPVDQRGWSSRAPRIVFRTDRRTAVRVGESLAIVPHSQEVRLFDSRTETRLR from the coding sequence ATGGCTAACGTTCAGTACCTTGCGGTCACCCATCGCTATCCCGGTGCCGACGCGCCGGCCGTCGACAACTTGGACCTGGAGATCGCCGACGGCGAATTCCTGGTCCTCGTCGGCCCTTCCGGTTGCGGCAAGTCCACCATGCTGCGCGTGCTGGCCGGGCTGGAATCGGTGGAGAGCGGGCGCATCACCATCGGCGACGTGGATGTGACGCATCTGCCGCCGCGCGAGCGTGACGTGGCGATGGTGTTCCAGAACTACGCGCTGTACCCGAACATGACGGTGGCCGCCAACATGGGGTTCGCGCTGCGAAACGCCGGGATGTCGCGCGCGGACACCCGCCGGCGCGTGCTGGAAGTCGCCGACATGCTGGAGCTGACGGATCTGCTGGACCGCAAGCCCGCCAAGCTCTCCGGCGGGCAGCGGCAGCGGGTGGCGATGGGCCGGGCGATCGTGCGCCGGCCCCGGGTGTTCTGCATGGACGAGCCGCTGTCGAATCTGGACGCCAAGCTGCGGGTGAGCACCCGCTCGCAGATCTCCGGATTGCAGCGTCGGTTGGGCACCACCACCGTCTACGTCACCCACGATCAGGTGGAGGCGATGACGATGGGCGACCGGGTGGCGGTGCTCAAAGACGGTGTGCTGCAACAGGTTGACACGCCGAGGGCGCTGTATGACGACCCGGTCAACACGTTTGTCGCCACGTTCATCGGGGCGCCGGCGATGAACCTCATCGATGCCGCTGTCAGCTACGGAGTGGTGCAGGCACCGGATTTGGCGATACCGGTTCCGGACCCGGCGGCCGACCGGGTGCTGGTCGGCGTGCGGCCGGAGTCCTGGGACGTGGCATCGATCGGCACCCCGGGATCGTTGACCGTGCACGTCGAGTTGGTCGAGGAGCTCGGCTTCGAATCCTTCGTCTACGCAACGCCGGTCGACCAGCGGGGCTGGTCGTCACGCGCGCCGCGCATCGTGTTCCGCACCGACCGGCGCACCGCGGTGCGGGTGGGTGAGTCGTTGGCGATCGTGCCGCACTCGCAGGAGGTGCGCCTTTTCGACAGCCGCACCGAGACCCGGCTTCGCTGA
- a CDS encoding ABC transporter substrate-binding protein: protein MEPLNRRKFLSLVGAATAGVAAGCAGMGGSVAVKSGSGPMTFWSNHPGQSTTVERELISRFGSQFPDLPVRLIDAGMDYDEVAQKFNAALIGADVPDVVVLDDIWWFHFALSGVLTPLEDLFGQVGVDTADYVDSLLADYEFDGRHYALPYARSTPLFYYNKAVWEQAGLPDRGPRSWQEFDEWGPRLQRVVGAGRWAHGWANATLISWTFQGPDWAFGGAYSDEWTLAFTDPATIAAGNFYRDSIHRKGYAAVANDVANEFATGILASAVASTGSLAGITTSARFDVGAAPLPTGPNGAPACPTGGAGLAIPSRLSEERKRNALKFIEFVTNPRNTAYFSQQTGYLPVRKSAVDDPSERHYLADNPRAKVALDQLPHTRPQDYARVFLPGGDRIISAGLESIGLRGADVTKTFTNVHKQLQVILDRQIKRKLPGHG from the coding sequence ATGGAGCCGTTGAACCGTCGGAAATTCCTGTCCCTGGTGGGCGCGGCGACGGCCGGGGTGGCGGCCGGCTGTGCCGGGATGGGCGGCAGCGTGGCTGTGAAGTCGGGGTCGGGGCCGATGACGTTCTGGTCCAACCATCCCGGCCAGTCCACCACGGTGGAACGCGAGCTGATCAGCCGTTTCGGCAGCCAGTTCCCCGACCTGCCGGTACGGCTGATCGACGCGGGGATGGACTACGACGAGGTGGCGCAGAAGTTCAACGCGGCGCTCATCGGCGCCGACGTGCCCGACGTCGTTGTGCTGGACGACATTTGGTGGTTCCATTTCGCCCTCAGCGGTGTCCTCACCCCCCTTGAAGACCTGTTCGGCCAGGTCGGCGTGGACACAGCGGATTACGTCGACTCGCTGTTGGCCGACTACGAGTTCGACGGCCGACATTACGCTTTGCCGTATGCCCGCTCGACGCCGCTGTTCTACTACAACAAGGCGGTCTGGGAACAGGCCGGCCTGCCCGACCGCGGACCGCGATCCTGGCAAGAGTTCGACGAGTGGGGTCCGCGGCTGCAGCGCGTCGTCGGCGCCGGGAGGTGGGCGCACGGCTGGGCCAATGCCACCCTGATCTCCTGGACGTTCCAAGGGCCCGACTGGGCATTCGGCGGCGCCTACTCGGACGAGTGGACCTTGGCGTTCACCGACCCGGCCACCATCGCGGCCGGCAACTTCTACCGCGACTCCATCCACCGCAAGGGGTACGCCGCGGTCGCCAACGATGTCGCCAACGAGTTCGCCACAGGCATCCTGGCCTCCGCGGTGGCATCGACCGGCTCCCTGGCCGGCATTACCACGTCCGCCCGATTCGACGTCGGGGCGGCGCCGCTGCCCACCGGTCCGAACGGGGCGCCCGCGTGCCCCACCGGTGGGGCCGGGCTGGCGATTCCCAGCAGGCTCTCCGAGGAGCGAAAGCGCAACGCGCTCAAGTTCATCGAGTTCGTCACCAACCCGAGGAACACCGCCTACTTCAGCCAGCAAACCGGCTATCTGCCGGTGCGCAAGTCCGCCGTCGACGACCCCAGCGAACGGCACTACCTGGCCGACAATCCGCGCGCCAAGGTGGCGCTCGACCAGCTGCCCCACACCCGACCGCAGGACTACGCGCGGGTATTCCTGCCCGGCGGTGATCGGATCATCTCCGCCGGCCTGGAATCGATCGGACTGCGGGGAGCCGACGTGACCAAGACGTTCACGAACGTCCACAAGCAGTTGCAGGTCATCCTCGACCGTCAGATCAAACGGAAGCTGCCCGGTCATGGCTAA
- a CDS encoding carbohydrate ABC transporter permease, giving the protein MTTDRLRSTVGYAAMVVVVALVAGPLLFVFFTSFKDQPDIYAQPTSWWPPRWYPQNYRTATGQIPFWTFLRNSLIITSVLAVVKFALGVLSAFGLVFVRFPGRTAVFVVIIAALMVPNQITVISNYALISHLGLRNTFAGIILPLAGVAFGTFLMRNHFLSLPAEIIEAARMDGARWWQLLLRVVLPMSRPTMVAFGIITVVNEWNEYLWPFLMSDDESVAPLPIGLTFLQQAEGVTNWGPVMAVTLLAMLPILVIFIVLQRQMIKGLTSGAVKG; this is encoded by the coding sequence GTGACGACGGATCGGCTCCGTAGCACGGTTGGCTACGCCGCGATGGTGGTGGTGGTCGCGCTGGTCGCCGGGCCGTTGCTGTTCGTGTTCTTCACCTCGTTCAAGGATCAGCCCGACATCTATGCGCAGCCCACCAGTTGGTGGCCGCCGCGCTGGTACCCGCAGAACTACCGCACGGCCACCGGGCAGATTCCGTTCTGGACGTTTCTGCGCAACTCGCTGATCATCACGTCCGTGCTGGCCGTGGTGAAGTTTGCTCTGGGGGTGCTCAGCGCCTTCGGCTTGGTGTTTGTCCGGTTCCCGGGCCGCACGGCGGTGTTTGTGGTGATCATCGCCGCGTTGATGGTGCCCAACCAGATCACCGTGATTTCCAATTACGCGTTGATCTCACACCTGGGTCTGCGCAACACCTTTGCCGGCATCATCTTGCCCCTTGCTGGGGTGGCGTTCGGAACCTTCTTGATGCGCAACCACTTTCTGTCGCTGCCCGCCGAGATCATCGAGGCGGCCCGGATGGATGGCGCGCGCTGGTGGCAACTGCTGCTGCGGGTGGTGTTGCCGATGTCGCGGCCCACCATGGTGGCCTTCGGCATCATCACCGTCGTCAACGAATGGAACGAATACCTGTGGCCGTTCTTGATGTCCGACGACGAATCGGTGGCGCCGCTGCCGATAGGTCTGACCTTTCTGCAGCAGGCCGAGGGTGTGACGAACTGGGGGCCGGTGATGGCGGTGACGCTGTTGGCGATGCTGCCCATCCTGGTGATCTTCATCGTCTTGCAGCGGCAGATGATCAAGGGCCTCACCTCGGGCGCGGTCAAGGGATAG
- a CDS encoding carbohydrate ABC transporter permease, which translates to MTTTRPAPHRPSRHRVRDYALFVGLVGPNVALLLVFIYRPLADNIRLSFFDWNISDPTAHFVGFSNYTEWFTRSDTRQIVSNTAVFTGAAVVGSMVLGLALAMLLVRPLRGRNLVRSTVFAPFVISGAAVGLAAQFVFDPHFGLIQDLLRRIGVGVPDFYQDARWAMVMVTITYIWKNLGYTFVIYLAALQGVRRDLLEAAEIDGASRWAVFRRVLLPQLRPTTFFLSITVLINSLQVFDVINVMTRGGPEGTGTTTMVYQVYVETFRNFRAGYGATVATIMFLVLLAVTYYQVRVMDREQR; encoded by the coding sequence GTGACGACGACGCGGCCCGCACCGCACCGGCCCTCGCGGCACCGGGTGCGCGATTACGCGCTGTTCGTCGGCCTGGTGGGCCCCAATGTGGCGTTGTTGCTGGTGTTCATCTATCGCCCGCTGGCCGACAACATCCGGCTGTCGTTCTTCGACTGGAACATCTCCGACCCCACGGCCCACTTCGTGGGGTTCTCCAACTACACCGAGTGGTTCACCCGGTCGGATACCCGGCAGATCGTGTCCAACACGGCGGTTTTCACCGGTGCCGCGGTGGTCGGCTCGATGGTGCTGGGGTTGGCGCTGGCCATGCTGCTCGTTCGACCGTTGCGCGGACGAAACCTGGTGCGTTCCACTGTTTTCGCGCCGTTCGTGATCTCCGGGGCCGCCGTCGGCCTGGCGGCCCAGTTCGTCTTCGACCCGCATTTCGGTCTGATTCAAGACCTGTTGCGCCGCATCGGGGTCGGGGTGCCCGACTTCTACCAGGATGCCCGTTGGGCGATGGTCATGGTGACCATCACCTACATCTGGAAGAACCTCGGCTATACCTTCGTCATCTACCTCGCCGCGCTGCAGGGCGTGCGCCGAGACCTATTGGAGGCGGCCGAAATCGACGGCGCCAGCCGCTGGGCCGTGTTCCGTCGAGTGCTGTTGCCCCAGCTGCGGCCCACCACCTTCTTCTTGTCGATCACCGTGCTGATCAACTCGCTGCAGGTGTTCGACGTGATCAACGTGATGACCCGGGGCGGGCCGGAGGGCACCGGCACCACCACCATGGTGTACCAGGTGTATGTGGAGACCTTCCGCAATTTTCGGGCCGGCTATGGCGCTACGGTGGCCACGATCATGTTCCTGGTGCTGCTCGCGGTGACGTATTACCAGGTGCGGGTGATGGATCGGGAGCAACGGTAG
- a CDS encoding MATE family efflux transporter: MSDAGPDAGRPAAGGRQIASLALPALGALVAEPVYLLFDTAVVGRLGAVSLAGLAIGGLVLGLVGSQATFLAYGTTARAARHFGAGDRAAAVTEGVQASWLALGLGGLVIVVVEASATPLVAVIASGRDITAAALPWLRIAILGTPAILVSLAGNGWMRGVQDTVRPLRFVVAGFGLSALLCPSLVYGWLGLPRLGLAGSAVANLVGQWLAALLFGGALVAERTPLRLDRAVLADQLVMARDLIVRTLSFQVCYVSAAAVAARFGAAALAAHQVVVQLWGCLALTLDSLAIAAQSLVGAALGAGDVRHAKWVARRVTVFSGLAAGMLAAGLGVGASVVPRLFTDDRSVLAAIDVPWWFLVAQLPAAGIVFALDGVLLGAGDAAFMRTATVVSALIGFLPLIWLSLAFGWGLAGIWSGLSTFVALRLLFVGWRTLSGRWAVIGTA; encoded by the coding sequence TTGAGCGACGCGGGGCCTGACGCGGGCCGACCCGCCGCCGGTGGCCGGCAGATCGCGTCGCTGGCGCTGCCCGCGTTGGGTGCGCTGGTCGCCGAGCCGGTGTACTTGTTGTTCGACACCGCCGTGGTCGGCCGGCTTGGGGCGGTGTCGTTGGCGGGTCTGGCCATCGGCGGCCTGGTGCTGGGCCTGGTCGGTTCGCAAGCGACGTTCCTGGCCTACGGCACGACGGCGCGCGCGGCGCGCCACTTCGGGGCCGGCGACCGGGCGGCGGCGGTCACCGAAGGGGTGCAGGCCAGTTGGCTGGCGTTGGGTCTGGGTGGCCTCGTGATCGTGGTGGTGGAGGCTTCCGCGACGCCGCTGGTGGCGGTCATCGCGTCCGGTCGTGACATCACGGCGGCGGCCTTGCCGTGGCTGCGGATCGCGATTCTGGGCACCCCGGCGATCCTGGTTTCGCTGGCCGGGAACGGCTGGATGCGTGGGGTGCAGGACACCGTGCGGCCGCTGCGTTTCGTGGTTGCCGGCTTCGGGTTGTCGGCGCTGCTGTGTCCCTCGCTGGTCTACGGCTGGCTGGGCTTGCCGCGCCTGGGGTTGGCCGGCTCGGCGGTGGCCAATCTGGTCGGTCAGTGGCTGGCGGCGTTGCTGTTCGGCGGCGCGCTGGTGGCCGAGCGGACGCCGCTGCGGCTCGACCGCGCCGTGCTGGCCGACCAGCTGGTGATGGCCCGTGACCTGATCGTGCGGACGCTGTCCTTCCAGGTCTGCTATGTCTCGGCCGCGGCGGTGGCCGCCCGGTTCGGGGCGGCCGCGCTGGCGGCCCACCAGGTCGTGGTTCAGCTGTGGGGCTGTCTCGCCCTGACGCTTGACTCGCTGGCCATCGCGGCGCAGTCGCTGGTCGGTGCCGCGCTGGGCGCCGGTGACGTGCGGCACGCGAAGTGGGTCGCGCGGCGGGTGACGGTGTTTTCCGGGCTGGCGGCGGGGATGCTGGCCGCCGGGCTGGGGGTCGGCGCTTCGGTGGTGCCTCGCCTGTTCACCGATGATCGAAGCGTGCTGGCCGCCATCGATGTGCCGTGGTGGTTTCTGGTGGCCCAGTTGCCGGCGGCCGGGATCGTGTTTGCGCTCGACGGGGTGCTGCTGGGCGCGGGCGACGCCGCGTTCATGCGCACCGCCACCGTGGTCAGCGCCCTGATCGGATTCTTGCCGCTGATCTGGCTGTCGCTGGCGTTCGGCTGGGGGCTGGCGGGCATCTGGTCGGGACTGAGCACGTTTGTCGCGCTGCGGTTGCTGTTCGTCGGCTGGCGGACGCTGTCCGGACGGTGGGCGGTGATCGGGACGGCGTGA
- a CDS encoding DHH family phosphoesterase, whose translation MTAIDPKAELAGSRRLAGSRVDAVGAAELLSASTSIAVVCHVRPDADTVGAGLALALVLDGCGKRVEVSFAEPATLPESLQSLPGCHLLVGPEEIRRDVDLVVTVDVPSLNRLGGLSDLAGSGRQVLVIDHHASNELFGSANFIDLSADSTTMMVADILDAWGKPIDTDVAHCIYAGLTTDTGSFRWASARGYRLAARLVEIGVDNAAVSRILMDTHPFAWLPMLSRVLGSARLVPEAVGGRGLVYVVVDNRDWVRSRSEEVESIVDIVRTTQQAEVAAVFKEVEPRLWSVSMRAKADVDVAAVAAGFGGGGHRLAAGYTTTGSIDSAVAALRAALG comes from the coding sequence GTGACGGCGATCGATCCGAAGGCTGAGCTGGCCGGTAGCCGGCGCCTCGCGGGATCCCGCGTGGACGCCGTCGGCGCCGCCGAGCTGTTGTCGGCCTCGACGTCGATCGCGGTGGTCTGCCATGTCCGTCCCGACGCCGACACCGTTGGCGCCGGGTTGGCGCTGGCTTTGGTGCTGGACGGGTGTGGCAAGCGGGTCGAGGTCAGCTTCGCCGAGCCGGCGACCCTGCCGGAGTCGCTGCAATCGCTGCCGGGCTGCCACCTGTTGGTCGGCCCCGAGGAGATCCGCCGCGATGTGGATCTGGTTGTGACCGTTGATGTTCCGAGTCTCAACCGGCTCGGCGGCCTGAGCGACCTGGCCGGCTCGGGCCGGCAGGTGCTGGTGATCGACCATCACGCCTCCAACGAGCTGTTCGGCTCGGCGAATTTCATCGACCTGTCGGCGGATTCCACCACGATGATGGTCGCCGACATCCTCGACGCGTGGGGGAAACCGATCGACACCGACGTGGCGCACTGCATCTACGCCGGGTTGACCACCGACACGGGATCCTTCCGCTGGGCCAGCGCGCGGGGGTATCGGCTGGCCGCGCGGCTGGTCGAGATCGGTGTGGACAATGCCGCCGTCAGCAGGATTTTGATGGATACCCACCCGTTTGCGTGGCTGCCGATGCTGTCGCGGGTGTTGGGTTCGGCGCGATTGGTGCCCGAGGCGGTCGGCGGCCGCGGTCTGGTCTACGTGGTCGTGGACAACCGGGACTGGGTCCGGTCCCGCTCCGAGGAGGTCGAAAGCATCGTCGATATCGTGCGGACCACGCAGCAGGCCGAGGTGGCGGCGGTGTTCAAGGAGGTCGAGCCGCGGCTGTGGTCGGTGTCGATGCGGGCCAAGGCCGACGTGGATGTGGCGGCGGTCGCGGCCGGGTTCGGCGGGGGCGGGCACCGCCTGGCGGCGGGATACACCACCACCGGTTCGATCGACTCCGCCGTGGCGGCGCTGCGCGCGGCATTGGGTTGA
- the rbfA gene encoding 30S ribosome-binding factor RbfA → MADPARARRLAKRICTIVASAIEYEIKDPGLAGVTVTEAKVTADLHDATVYYTVMGRTLDDEPDYAGAAAALERAKGVLRTKVGAGTGVRFTPTLTFARDTTSDSVHRMEELLARARAADADLARVRVGAKPAGEADPYRVSWPGDDAGREAARGGDGQSAGEPGDDAGRAVKDTGDGDRSEG, encoded by the coding sequence ATGGCTGACCCCGCCCGGGCGCGGCGGCTGGCCAAGCGGATCTGCACCATCGTCGCCTCGGCGATCGAGTACGAGATCAAGGATCCCGGGCTGGCCGGGGTGACCGTCACCGAGGCCAAGGTGACCGCCGACCTGCACGATGCGACGGTGTACTACACGGTGATGGGTCGCACGCTGGACGACGAGCCCGACTACGCCGGCGCCGCGGCCGCGCTGGAACGGGCCAAGGGCGTGCTGCGCACCAAGGTCGGGGCGGGCACCGGGGTGCGCTTCACGCCCACCCTGACGTTCGCCCGCGACACCACGTCCGACAGCGTGCACCGGATGGAGGAGTTGCTGGCCCGCGCGCGCGCCGCGGACGCCGATCTGGCCCGGGTTCGGGTGGGCGCCAAGCCGGCGGGGGAGGCCGATCCCTATCGGGTGAGCTGGCCCGGCGACGATGCGGGCCGTGAAGCGGCCCGAGGAGGAGACGGGCAATCGGCCGGGGAACCCGGTGACGATGCCGGCCGGGCAGTTAAGGACACCGGTGACGGCGATCGATCCGAAGGCTGA